Below is a window of Janthinobacterium lividum DNA.
AACGGGGGCAGCGTCTTTGGCAAGACAAACGTGGGTGCGTTGGTGGGCAATGTGCTCAGCGGTACGATCGACAATGTCAGCAGCAGCGTCATCGTTAGTGGCCGGCGTAATGTGGGCGGGCTGGTCGGAAGCAACGGCGGGAGGATCTCTGCTGCCAGTGCAAGCGGGGCGGTCAATGGCGCTACTGCCGATGACGCGGGAGGCATCGGCGGCCTGGTGGGCTTGAACCAGACGGGCGCCAGCATCACGGCGTCGACGGCCAGTGGCGCCGTCACGGGCGCGCGCACGATGGTTGGCGGCCTGGTGGGCAATAACGACGGAGCGGTTGCCCAGTCGTACGCCACGGGCACCGTCCACGGTGCGGCGAATATCGGCGGCCTGGTAGGGCGCAACGGCGGCAGCATCAGCAATGCTTATGCCACTGGCGCAGTGGGTGCTGCCAACAACAGTGATCCCGCCGTCTCCCATGAAAACCTGGGCGGCCTGATCGGCTGGAGCGAGGCCGGCAGCACCGCCAGCCACGTCTACAGTAGCGGCGCCGTGGCCGGCAGCGGCTTTGCCGGAGGCACGGTGGGCGGCCTGGTGGGGCGGGCCGATGCGGGCGCTGGCGTGGCATATGGTTTCTGGAACTATGAAACGGCCGGCACCATGCTCGACCAGGGCGGCGCCACGGGTCGTACCACTGTGCAGATGCAGCAGCAGGGCAGTTTTAATGATTACAATTTCAACAGCGTCTGGCGTATTTATGATGGCTATACGACGCCGATGCTGAAAGCCTTTTTGAAGCCGCTGCAAGTGACCGTGACGGCCGATGCGAGCAAGGTCTACGATGGCCAGCTGGCCAGCTTCCTCGGCAGCCTGAGCTATGTAGGCTTGCTCGACGGCGATACGGGCGCCAATGGCAGCCTCGGCTACGGCAACGCGCGCAATGTCGGCAGCTATGCGCTGACGGGCTTGTGGTCGACCAAGTACGACATCAGCCTGGGCGGCACCACCACCCTGGCCATCACGCCGCGCATGCTGACGGTAAGCATCGGCGGCAGCAAGGTCTACGATGGCCAGTTGGGCTTTGGCGGCGCCACCTTCACGCTGGGAAATGTGGTCAATGGTGACAGCGTCAGCGCGCAAGGCACGGCCGTGTTCGCTGACAAGAACGCGGGCAGCCGCAAAGTGGTCAACGCCAGCGGCATCAGCTTGTCGGGCAATGACTTGGGCAACTACAGTGTTGCGGCCGATGCCAGCGGCCTTGCCGACATCAGCCGCGCCGTGCTGAATGCTGGCGGCTTCAGCGCCGCCAGCAAGGTGTACGACGGCAATACCAATGCCAGCATCAGCGCCCTGTTCGAAGGCCTGATGGGCAACGACCAAGTGGCCTTGTCCGGTGCCTTGGCCAGCTTCAGCGACAGGAATGCGGGCAGGAGCAGGAACGTCAGCTACAGCTACGACAGCAGCAATCTGCAGGGCGCCGACGCGGGCAATTATGTGCTGGCCAGCGGCAGCGGCGGCACCACGGCCGATATCACGCCGCGTACGCTCAACGTGCAATTTAACGGCGTCAACAAGACCTATGACGGCACGACGGGTGCCGCTCTGAGTTTCGGCGACAACCGGGTCTCTGGCGACCGCCTGGACGTGTCGGCCCTGGCCAGCTTTAGCGACAAGAATGCGGGCGCGGGCAAGACGGTGTTCGTGACGAATCTGGGCCTGGGCGGCGCGGATGCGGGAAATTACCTGCTGACCTCAACGGGCGGCACGACGCAGGCCACGATTGCGCAAAAACAATTGTCGACCTGGGTCGGCAGTGGCAGCGGCTTGTGGAGCGATGCCGCCAACTGGGACGGCGGCGTGGTGCCGGAAGGCGCGAACGTGCTGGCTGTCGACTTTAGCAACAGCAAGGGTATCGTCACCTACAGTGCGGCGGCCGGCAGCACCATCCTGAAAAACCTGAATTCGGCGACGGGCTTGCTGTTGACGGGCGGCAGCCTGACCCTCGGTGATAGCGTGCCGGACCTCTCCGCGCTGGGCGGCCTGGAAATCAACGGTGGCAGCTTGCTGCTGAACGGCAGCCTGTCAGCGGAGCGCTATGCGCAAGGTGGCGGTGTGCTGAGCGGCAACGGCAACTTGCTTGTCGCCAACAGCTTCAGCCAGGTGGCCGGCGCTATCCGGCTGGCGGGCCAGCTGGCCATCACGCAAGCCCAGGGCGACTTGCGCTTCGCCAGCCTGGCAGCGAACGAGGTGAAACTGAGCGCCCTGAACGGCGCCATCGGCCAGGACGGCGCGCTGCTCGCCAGCAGCCTGACGGCGCAGGCGAAAAATGGCATCGTGCTGGGCCATGCGGGCAACCAGGTAAGCAGTTTTACTGCCAGCAATAGTGCCGGCGGCGGCATTGTGCTGAACAATACCTCTGCGCCGGCTACCTTGACCCTGGGAACGCTGACCACTGGCGCGGGCAATATCGCCATCGACAACACGGGCGGCATCGCGGCTGGCAATATCAATGCGAATGGCGGCAACGTGAGCGTGACGGCGCACAGCCCCGTCACCGTCAACGGCAAGATCGAGGGCAATGACATTGCCCTCAATGCCAGTACGGACGTGGTGCTGGGCGATGGCGCGCAGCTGGCGGCGGCGCGCGACATCAGCCTGGTGGCGGGCGGCGATATTCGTGTCGAAGGCAATGCCAAGGTCCTCGTCGGCGGCAATTTTGCCGCCAGCGCGGAAGGCTATGTGCGCTTTGCGGACACGGCCAGCGTCGCTTTGCCGGCTGCGGCCAGCATGAGCGTGCTGGCGAAAACGGGCAGCATCACGGGTGGAGCGGGCGTGCGCATCAACCGTCAGCGCGCCAACGTCAGCTTGCTGGCGCCGAACGGAGCGGTGGCCATGCCGGACGTCATCTTCCTGCCCGCCACGACGATCGACAAGCCCGTCATCGATGCCGGTGTCAGCGCCGCCATCGACGATGCCTTGCGCTTCATCAAACAAGCCGATCGTGCCAACGCCCCGCTCGCTTCCATGCAGCCAACCAAGCATGACGAGGTGAAGGACGACAAGGATGTTGCCGGTGCCACAGGTAAATCAACAGGATACAAAGACAATGACTCTATTAAAAAAACGTTCTGCAACTAAGGCCTTGTTGTGGCTGGCCCTGATGTGTCTGGGCGCGCACGCTTGGGCCGGGCAGGTGGCGGGCACGGTGATGCAGTTGAGTGGCCCCTTGATGGCCAAGAAGGCGGATGGCAAGGTGAAAATCCTGGCCATCAAGTCCGAGGTCGAGCAGGGTGACACCTTGCTGACGGAAAAAGAGACCTATGCCTTGATCCGGCTGATCGACAATAGCGAAATCACCTTGAAACCGAATACCAGTTTCGTGATCGAGCAATTCAGCTACACGGCCGAGCAGCCCGATGGCGACCACGCCATCTTCAGTTTGCTCAAGGGTGGCTTGCGTTCCGTCACGGGCTTGCTGGGCAAGCGCAACAAGGAGCGCTTCGAGATGAAGACGCCGGCTGCCACCATCGGCATTCGCGGCACGACGTTTGTTGCCGAGTATGTGGCGCTCGGATCGCTGCCGGGCACGCCAACGGCTCGCGCCGCATCCGCGATCGTGCCGGGCCTGTACGTGCAGGTGCTCGATGGTCTGATTCATGTGACCAATCCTGCCGGTTCGCAAAATTTTGCCGCCGGCCAGTTCGGCTTTACGCCCAACTTCAAGCAGCCGCCCGTGTTGCTGCCCGTCAATCCCGGCATCAAGTTCACGCCGCCGCCAGTCTTTTCAGCGTCGCCATCGAGCTCAGGCAGCGCTGCAGCCGGCAACAAGCCTGCCGCCATCGATTGCGTGGTGCGCTAAGCTGTTCCCTGCAAGTCCGGCACACCTGACAAATAGGGCTTGACCTTCCCATCGTTGGATAGCAGATCCTGATCGTATTAGTTAATCTTTCGTACAGGATATGCCATGAACCAGAGTGCACTCGCTCCCGCCGCTTCCCCTTCCGCCGCCGCGCATGCGCAGGCGCTGGCCATTGAAGGTATGAGCTGCGCCTCGTGCGTGGGCCGCGTGGAAAAAGCCCTGGCCGCCGTGCCCGGCGTGAGCCAGGCCAGCGTCAACCTGGCCACCGAAGTGGCCAAAGTCACGTCCAGCACGCCAATTCCCTGGCCACCTTGCAGGCGGCCGTGGAAAAGGCCGGCTACAGCGTGGCGCAACGCGAAATCGACCTGAATATCGCCGGCATGACGTGCGCCTCGTGCGTGGGCCGGGTGGAAAAAGCCTTGCTGAAAGTGCCGGGCGTGCTGGCCGCCAGCGTCAACCTGGCCACGGAAAGCGCGCGCATCAAAGTGACGGGCGGCCTGGAGGCGGGCACCCTGATCGCCGCCATCGACAAGGCTGGCTATGCCGCCACGGCGCCCGCCGCCAGCCAGTCCAGCGCGCCCGTTGCCGCACCCAACCGCGACGGCATGAAAGTGGCGTTCGCAGCCGTGCTGGCCTTCCCCCTGATGTTGCCCATGCTGTTCGAGTGGGCCGGCATCCATTTGATGCTGCCCGGTTGGCTGCAATTTGCCCTGGCCACGCCCGTGCAATTCTATTTCGGCGCGCGCTTCTACAAGGCGGGCTGGAAGGCGGCCCGTGCCGGCAGCGGCAATATGGATCTGCTGGTGGCGCTGGGCACGAGCGCCGCGTATGGCTTGTCCGTCTACCAGTGGCTGACGGCGGGCGAGATGCTGCCGCACCTGTACTTCGAGGCCTCGGCCGTGGTCATCACCCTGGTGCTGTTGGGCAAATGGCTGGAAAGCCGCGCCAAGCGCCAGACAGCCTCGGCCATCCGCGCGCTGCAAGTCTTGCGACCGGAATCGGCCCGCGTGCGCCGCGATGGCATCGAGATCGACTTGCCTGTGGAACAGGTCAAAGTGGGCGACCTGGTGGTCATCCGCCCTGGTGAACGGGTGGCCGTCGATGGCGTGGTGGTGGAAGGCGCCAGCCAGATCAACGAATCGCTGATCACGGGTGAAAGCTTGCCGGTCGACAAGCATCCGGGTGACAAGGTCACGGGCGGCGCCATCAATGCCGATGGCTTGTTGCTGGTGCGCACGCAAGCCGTAGGCGGCGAAACGACCTTGTCGCGCATCATCCGCCTGGTGGAAGATGCGCAGGCAGCCAAGGCGCCGATCCAGCATCTGGTCGACAAGGTCAGTGCGATCTTTGTGCCCGTGGTGCTGCTGCTGGCGCTGCTGACCATGCTGGGCTGGTGGTTCGCTACTGGCGAGCTGGAGAACGCCATCATCAATGCCGTGGCCGTGCTGGTCATCGCCTGTCCGTGCGCGCTGGGCCTGGCCACGCCGACGGCCATCATGGCCGGCACGGGCGTGGCTGCCCGTTACGGCATCCTGATCAAGGATGCGGAAGCGCTGGAAGTGGCGCACGCCGTCAATACCGTCGTGTTCGACAAGACGGGCACCCTGACCGTGGGGAAACCTGCGCTGGCAGCCCTGCATGCGCATGGCGTCGACGATGCACGGCTGCTGCAACTGGCGGCCAGCATCCAGCGCGGCAGCGAACACAGCCTGGCTACGGCCGTGCTGGATGCGGCTAGCGCGCGCCACATCGAACCCTTGCCAGCCACGGGTCTGTCGGCCTTGCCAGGCCGCGGCTTGGCGGCCCACGTCGATGGCCTGGAACTGAAATTGGGCAGCACGCGCCTGATGCAGGAGTTGCACGTGGACATGGCGCCGCTGGCCAGCCAGGCATTGGCGCTGGAAAACACGGGCAACACGATTTCCTGGCTGGCCTCGGGATCGGAACTGCTGGGCCTGTTCGCCTTTAGCGACCAGGTCAAGCCGAATGCGCAGGCGGCCATTGCCCATCTGCATAGCCTGGGCATCCGCACGGTGATGTTGACCGGGGACAACCAGGGCAGCGCGGATGCCGTCGGCAAGCTCTTGGGCATCGACACGGTGGCGGCGAAAATGCTGCCGGCCGATAAAACCGCTAAAATTGTCGCGCTGAAAGGCGAGGGCGCGAAAGTCGCCATGGTGGGCGACGGCATCAACGATGCGCCCGCGCTGGCGGCCGCCGACGTGGGTATCGCCATGTCGACGGGCACGGACGTGGCCATGCATGCGGCCGGCATCACCCTGATGCGCGGCGATCCGGCCCTGGTGGCGGACGCCATCGATATCTCGCGCCGCACTTACAGCAAGATACGGCAGAATCTGTTCTGGGCCTTCATTTATAACCTGATCGGCATTCCGCTGGCCGCCTTTGGCTTGCTCAACCCCATGGTGGCGGGCGCGGCGATGGCCTTCAGTTCCGTCAGCGTGATCAGCAATGCCCTGTTGCTGCGCCGCTGGAAAGCCCGTAGTCATTCAGGTAGCGCGCATACCAAGGAGCAATAAGGATGAATATCGGCCAGGCGGCAAGCGAGACGGGCGTATCGGCAAAAATGATACGCTACTACGAAAGTATTGCCCTATTAAAACCCAGCGCGCGCAGCGACGCCGGTTACCGCATCTACACGCCGAACGACTTGCACGCCTTGCGTTTTATTAAACGCGGGCGGGGGCTGGGTTTTTCGCTGGAACAGATCCGCGAACTGCTGTCGCTGTGGCAAAACGACCAGCGCGCCAGCGCGGACGTGAAAGGCATCGCCCTCGCGCACGTCGCCGAGCTTAATAAGCGCATCGACGAACTGACGGAAATGCGCGATACCCTGGCCCACCTGGCGCAATCGTGCCACGGCGACGACAAGCCCGATTGCCCCATCCTGCAAAGCCTGGGGCTGGCCGGCGAAACGGAAGTGAAGGCTTGCTGCCATTGATGTAAATCAACGGAGGTGTGTATGGCGTACGACCTGTATTACTGGCCCACGATACAGGGGCGCGGCGAATTCATCCGGCTGGCCCTGGAAGAGGCGGGCGCCGACTACCGCGATATCGCCCGTTTGCCTGAACGCAAGGGGCAAGGCCTGTCCGCCATGCTGGCCTGCCTCGATGGTGGCGCCACGCCACAGGCCGCCTACGCGCCGCCCGTGCTGCGCGATGGCGACGTGCTGATCGGCCAGACCACGAATATCCTGCTGTACCTGGGCCGGCGCCTGGGCCTGGCGCCGCGCGCGGAAAGCGGCCGTTTGTGGCTGAACCAGCTGCAACTGACAATGGCCGACTGGCTGACGGAAGTGCACGACACGCACCATCCGCTATCGATGAACCAATATTATGCAGAGCAAAAGCAGGCAGCCATGCTGCGCAGCGCGGATTTCCGCGCGACGCGCTTGCCCAAGTTTCTCGATTATTTCACGCAGGTGCTGCTGAACAACGGCAGCCGCGGCCAGTATCTGGTGGGCGCCAAACTCACGTATGGCGACCTGTCGCTGTTCCAGATGCTGGCGGGCCTGCACTATGCGTTTCCGCAAGCTATGGCGCGCCTGGCGCCCCAGTATCCTGCCCTGTTTGCGCTGCACGACACGGTGGCGGCGCGGCCGAATATCGCCCGCTACCTGAAGTCGAAGCGCAGAATCGCATTCAATGAGGAAGGCATCTTCCGCCATTATCCCGAGCTGAACGGATAAAAAAACAGCCGGCGCAAGGGCCGGCTGTCTTGGTGCTGCTGAGGCTGTTACTGGGCGCTGGTAACGGGGTAGCCCGCTTCCACGATGGCGGCGCTGATGGCGCCCAGGTCAGCGGACGACTCCACCGTGACGCGCTTGCTGGCCAGGTCGATCTGCACCTGGGCTTGCGGATCGATGCCTTGCACCGCTTTAGTGACCGAGCCGACGCAATGGCCGCAGCTCATGTTTTCAACTTGTAACTGATACATGCAAGCACTCCTTGAATGATTAAGTGCTTCCACCGTAAGCCTTCCCCCGATGGTAAGGTCAAGGGGAAAGCTGCCGTGCGTATCAATTCAGCAGGAAATCGGCGGCTTGCATGGGCGGCGGCACGTTCTCATCCTGCACGGATTCGCGCAAGCTGATTTCGATGGCGCGGCACATGGCCGACAGGGGCAGGTCGTTGGCATCTTCGCCGAATGGTTCCTCGATCTCGTCGCCCAGGGCATCGAGGCCAAAGAAGGTATAGGCGACGATGGCGACGACGAAGGGCGTCATGAAGCCCAGCGAATCGACCAGGCCGAAGGGCAGCAGGAAACAGTACAGATAGGCCGTGCGGTGCAGCAGCAGGGAGTAGGAGAAGGGGATCGGCGTGCTGCGGATGCGTTCGCACGAGGCGCCTGCGCCCACCATGGCCGAGACCGTGTTATCGATCTGCGTGGCAAGGATGCTGTCGATGCGGCCTTGCCGGACGCAATCGGCCAGGTCATGGCCCATCTGCAGCATCAGGTAGTCGGACGGGTTCGCCGCCTTGCAGGCCGCTTCCCATTCGGCCGGGCGCAGCAGCGGCTGCAAGTCGGCCGGTCCGCGCGTGTCGCGCAGCTGGTGGCGCAGCGCGTGGCAAAAGGCGATGGTGCGGTAAATCATGCGCACGCGTACATCTTCCAGGCCCAGCCTGGCGTGGGCAGGCGTGTCGCTGCGTATCATCGTCTGGCACTGGCGCGAGAAATTACGGCTGCGCAAGACCAGTTCACCCCACAGCTTGCGCGCTTCCCAGTAGCGGTCGTAGGCGGCCGTGTTGCGAAAGCCCAGGAAGATGGCCAGCGGCAAGCCGATCAGGGTAAACGGGATGGTGGTGAGGATGACCTTGTGGTCGAACAGGGTGCCGTGGCACCAGGTGACGAGGGTGGCGATCAGGGTATTGACGATGAGCGTGGTGCGGATGCGCGGCAGGACGGAGCCGCGCACCACGAGGAACAGCCGCAGCGCCGACGGACGCTCGCGCACGATCATGCTGTGCTCCCTGCCGGGGGCTGGGCTGGCGGGGAGAGGCGCGTCCGGTGACTGGTAAGAGGGGAAAGACAGAGTGGCAATTGCCGGGAACAAAAAGCCCGCGATGTATGCGGGCTGAGCTGGGTGTGCATGGGAAGCAATGTAGGGGAGACGGCTTGAGTATAGGCCGCAGACCCATATCCGGCCAATTCACAGTGGCGATAGGTATTATTAATTCTATGAATGAATATTTCATTTGCAACTTAAATCCATGTACTCACTAAAATTACTGTCTCTTTTTTTCGTCTGGGCCAGTCGCAATTGAGCAAGTCGCATGGCTCGCAGGAACAATGCTGGCAGTCCGGCGAGGGAATGTCGCAATCGCAAAATCCCGCCTGCGCCAGATGTCTGCCGCTACGGCGGCCAAGCTGCTGCAACGCCTGATGCTGGCGATGTCGCTCGCCACAGGCGCGCAGGCGGCGTTGTAATAATGGCAGGCCTACGCGCAAGCCATGCCGCCCGATGACGCGGCGGCCGTAGGCGGAGCAGCTGTCTCTTCCCGTCAGCACGCGGTAGGCGCACGTAAAGCCTTTCCATGGGGACAGGAAGCGCTGGTAGGCGCGAATGGCCCACAGGGCCAGGTGTTTGCCACAGGTATCGAGCGTGAGAATGATGAATCCTTTGCAATTGTCGTAAAGCAGTGGTTCGAGCATACTGCATAACATTGGGCCAGCATGAATTATCAGTGTGACAAATGAAGAGAATTGTGCAGCTTGCGTCTGTTAGGCTAAATGAGCTTTTTGGAAATATTTCCCAAGGCAAAATACTTCATCCCGATAGCCGCCGCCAGGGGAGCGACCAAGCTTGTTTATCCTTCCTGTGAAAGTGATCTGCATGTTTAAAGTTTCCAGCATCTGCCTCGCCACCCTGATCCTGTTGCAAGCCCCTGCCGGCTGGGCCGGCGAACCCGCTCCACTAAGCCAGCGGCATCAAGCGCTGGCCGCGCAGATCGATGCCTGCATCGCTCCCTATTACAAGTCTACGGAACCGGGCGCCGTCGTCATCGTCGTCAAGGATGGCCAGCCCCTGTTGCGCAAGGCGTATGGCCTGGCCAGTGTGCAGGATGGCCAGCCGTTGACGCCGGACATGTCGCTGCGCCTGGGTTCCATTTCCAAGCAATTCACGGCCGTCGCCATCCTGCTGCTGGCCGACCAGGGCAAGCTGGCCATCACCGATGACATCACGAAGTTCCTGCCCGACTATCCGACTCACGGCAAGAAAATCACGATCGAGCAGTTGCTCGCGCACACGTCCGGCATCCACGACTACACGGTCAAGCCTGAATTCGTGCCTAACAGTACGAAAGACCTGAGCGTGGCGCAGATGATCGATTTCTTCAAGAACGATCCGCTCGATTTTGAACCGGGCACGCAGTGGCGCTACAGCAGCTCCGGCTATTTCCTGCTGGGCTCTATCATCGAAAAGGCAGCGGGCCAGCCGTATGCCACTTTCATGGAACAGCAGATATTTGTGCCGCTGGGCATGAACGACACGGCATATGAAGGCCACGAGCGCCGGCCAGCCAAGCGCGCGGCCGGGCATATCCGTTCGGGCGAGGCCTATGTGCCGAACCTGCCCCTGAGCATGACGCAGCCGTATGCGGCCGGCGCGCTCGTTTCCACCGTGGACGACCTGGCGCGCTGGGACGCGGCCATCTCCGACGGCAAGCTGCTCAAGGCGGACACCTGGCAACAGGCATTCACGCAGGCCAAGCTGAACGACGGCAAGCCGAGCCGCTCCGGCTTGGGCTGGAAAGTGGGCACCTGGCAAGGCACGCCCATCATCCACCATAGCGGCGGCATCAATGGTTTTTCCACGTTTGCGATGCGTTTGCCGAAGGAGAAAGTGTATGTGGCCGTGCTGGAAAACTCGGATACGGGCCTGGTCGATCCCGATGTGGTAGCGCGCAAGGCGGCTGCTGTCGCCGTCGGCCGGCCCTATCCCGAGATCAAGGTCATCACGCTCAAGCCCGCCATCCTCGATGCGTACGCGGGCGTGTATGCCATCAACGACAAGGCCGGCTATACGATCCGTAACTTCGAGGGCAACTTGCTGCTGCAACGCACGGGCCGTCCCGCACAGCGCATGCTGGCATACTCGCCAAATGGCTTCCTGATTGAAAATACGCTCACCACAGCCGAATTTGAGCGGGGACCGAAGGGCGAGGCGCAGCTGATCCTCAATGACGGCGGCGAATCGAAGACGGTGCACGAACGCGCCAGCGCCGCCAAGCCAGTGCGTACGGTGGTCGCCATGACGACGGCGCAATTCGATGCCTACGTGGGCAGGTATGCGCTGGCGCCCGAAGTCTATCTGGAAGTGACGCGCGAAGGCGACAAGTTCTTTGCCCAGGTGACGGGTTTCCGCAAGCTGGCCATGCTGCCGATGAGTGATACGGCTTTCTTCTCGAATGAAGTCGATGCGGAAGTGCGTTTCAGCAAGGATGCCAATGGCAAGACCGAGCAGCTGGTATTGCGCCAGGAAGGGCAGGACATGCCGGCCAAAAGGGTGAACTGATGTGTGCAGGCCGGCTTGCGCGCAGGCGCCAAGCCGGCCTACGCCGACATGGCTCGCCAGCCATACCAGCCGAACGCCGCCACCCATGCCAGCAAGATCGCCAGTCCCGGCAGCAACAGCCATTTTGCTGCCGTCTCTTCCCACGACACATAGGGCTTGCCGCCGCGCGCGATGGCCAGTAGCGCCTGTCCTCCGTTCAGGCCGGCAAACGGCAGCAGGTTGAAGGCGCACATTTTCAATGAGAACAGGGCGAACACCAGCGCAAAGCCGTGCGTACGGGCAAACGTTTCCCATTCACCCAGCAATTCCTGCGCCGTCGACAACGGTGCCAGCGCACCGCGGATGATTTGTCCGAAAGCCGCGACAAAGCGCTCCCAGCCCGAGGCTCCCATGATGCCCAGCGACAAGGCCAGCAAGACGACCACGCCGCTCAGCGGCAACACGAGTTGCTTCCACAGCGGCTGGAAATTGTAGGCGTCAAGGCAGGGGGCGTCGTCATACAGCGTTTCCTCGCGCGTATCCTTCAACGCCACATTGCCGGCCAGGGGTAGCAGCTTGACCTTCATTTTTCCCAGCGTCAGCAAGGTCGGTCCCACGCCGTAGCTGACGCTGCGCACGGTGATGCCCAATGCGCGAGCGCACACGGCCATGACGGAAATGTGGATGAACATGAAAAGGATAAGGCAGAGCAGCAACTGAATGGCGGGATGCATAGTGCGAAGTGTTCAGGAAGAAAGAGAGCGGTATTAGAACATGTCGTAGGGGAAAGGCGCGCACATGAAAAAAGCCCCGCCTGCAGCAGTGCAGGCGGGGCTTTCTGATATTGAGGCGGCTGTTGCCGCCGGGTAAAACTTACAGCACTTCGCTGGCGTGATCGGCCAGGCGCGAACGCTCGCCGCGGGCCAGGGTGACGTGGCCGCTGTGGGTCCAGCCCTTGAAGCGGTCGACCACGTAAGTCAGGCCGCTCGAGCCTTCCGTCAGGTACGGCGTGTCGATCTGCGCGATGTTGCCCAGGCACAGGATCTTCGTGCCGGGACCGGCGCGCGTGACCAGGGTCTTGACTTGTTTCGGCGTCAAGTTTTGCGCTTCATCGATGATGAGGAACTTGTTCACGAACGTGCGGCCGCGCATGAAGTTGAGCGACTTGATCTTGATACGCGAGCGGATCAGGTCTTGCGTTGCCGCACGGCCCCATTCGCCGCCATCGGAGTCGGACTTGTTCAGCACTTCCAGGTTGTCGTCGAAGGCGCCCATCCACGGCGACATCTTTTCTTCTTCCGTGCCTGGCAGGAAACCGATGTCTTCGCCCACCGGCACCGTGACGCGGGTAACGATGATTTCGTTGTAGAGCTTGGTTTCCAGAACTTGCGCCAGGCCGGCGGCCAGGGCCAGCAGGGTCTTGCCGGTACCGGCCTGGCCCAGCAGGGTGACGAAGTCGCATTCCGGATTCATCAGCAAGTTCAGCGCGAAGTTCTGCTCGCGGTTGCGTGCCGTCACGCCCCATACATTGTTCTTCGTGTGGCTGAAGTCGCGCAGGGTTTGCAGCACGGCCGTCTTGCCGTTGATCTGTTTGACCTGGCC
It encodes the following:
- a CDS encoding bestrophin family protein, encoding MIVRERPSALRLFLVVRGSVLPRIRTTLIVNTLIATLVTWCHGTLFDHKVILTTIPFTLIGLPLAIFLGFRNTAAYDRYWEARKLWGELVLRSRNFSRQCQTMIRSDTPAHARLGLEDVRVRMIYRTIAFCHALRHQLRDTRGPADLQPLLRPAEWEAACKAANPSDYLMLQMGHDLADCVRQGRIDSILATQIDNTVSAMVGAGASCERIRSTPIPFSYSLLLHRTAYLYCFLLPFGLVDSLGFMTPFVVAIVAYTFFGLDALGDEIEEPFGEDANDLPLSAMCRAIEISLRESVQDENVPPPMQAADFLLN
- the yidD gene encoding membrane protein insertion efficiency factor YidD, whose translation is MLEPLLYDNCKGFIILTLDTCGKHLALWAIRAYQRFLSPWKGFTCAYRVLTGRDSCSAYGRRVIGRHGLRVGLPLLQRRLRACGERHRQHQALQQLGRRSGRHLAQAGFCDCDIPSPDCQHCSCEPCDLLNCDWPRRKKETVILVSTWI
- a CDS encoding serine hydrolase, which produces MFKVSSICLATLILLQAPAGWAGEPAPLSQRHQALAAQIDACIAPYYKSTEPGAVVIVVKDGQPLLRKAYGLASVQDGQPLTPDMSLRLGSISKQFTAVAILLLADQGKLAITDDITKFLPDYPTHGKKITIEQLLAHTSGIHDYTVKPEFVPNSTKDLSVAQMIDFFKNDPLDFEPGTQWRYSSSGYFLLGSIIEKAAGQPYATFMEQQIFVPLGMNDTAYEGHERRPAKRAAGHIRSGEAYVPNLPLSMTQPYAAGALVSTVDDLARWDAAISDGKLLKADTWQQAFTQAKLNDGKPSRSGLGWKVGTWQGTPIIHHSGGINGFSTFAMRLPKEKVYVAVLENSDTGLVDPDVVARKAAAVAVGRPYPEIKVITLKPAILDAYAGVYAINDKAGYTIRNFEGNLLLQRTGRPAQRMLAYSPNGFLIENTLTTAEFERGPKGEAQLILNDGGESKTVHERASAAKPVRTVVAMTTAQFDAYVGRYALAPEVYLEVTREGDKFFAQVTGFRKLAMLPMSDTAFFSNEVDAEVRFSKDANGKTEQLVLRQEGQDMPAKRVN
- a CDS encoding site-2 protease family protein, producing the protein MHPAIQLLLCLILFMFIHISVMAVCARALGITVRSVSYGVGPTLLTLGKMKVKLLPLAGNVALKDTREETLYDDAPCLDAYNFQPLWKQLVLPLSGVVVLLALSLGIMGASGWERFVAAFGQIIRGALAPLSTAQELLGEWETFARTHGFALVFALFSLKMCAFNLLPFAGLNGGQALLAIARGGKPYVSWEETAAKWLLLPGLAILLAWVAAFGWYGWRAMSA